The Methanocaldococcus jannaschii DSM 2661 genome has a segment encoding these proteins:
- the mobB gene encoding molybdopterin-guanine dinucleotide biosynthesis protein B, with protein sequence MRVIGVIGYKDSGKTTLIEEILKHSDKKIAVIKHTKEDVEVDKKGTDTYRLSNAGAKITVLATDSKTVFFTDRMDLENILSVLSDYNIDFVIIEGFKEALKRLNIPKIVMLKDKDGSDLIDDHTAMIIEDYNYNIDDVLKVIYEKAVVPTMNLNCGHCGYNCRTFVKAVVKGEARWDDCVLAKGIKIIVDGKIIPAVPFVSKIVGSTIKAMIETLKGVDNPKTIKVEIDVSKLK encoded by the coding sequence ATGAGAGTCATAGGCGTTATTGGTTATAAAGATTCTGGTAAAACAACCCTAATTGAAGAAATTCTAAAACATTCTGATAAAAAAATAGCAGTTATCAAGCACACTAAAGAAGATGTAGAAGTAGATAAAAAAGGAACTGATACTTACAGATTGTCAAACGCGGGAGCTAAAATAACAGTTTTAGCAACTGACAGTAAAACAGTTTTCTTTACAGATAGGATGGATTTAGAAAACATTTTATCAGTATTATCAGATTACAATATAGATTTTGTTATTATAGAAGGTTTTAAAGAGGCTTTAAAAAGGTTAAACATCCCTAAGATAGTTATGCTTAAGGATAAAGATGGGAGTGATTTGATTGATGACCATACAGCAATGATAATTGAAGATTACAACTACAACATTGACGATGTTTTAAAAGTTATTTATGAAAAAGCCGTAGTTCCTACAATGAACTTAAACTGTGGACATTGTGGGTATAACTGCAGAACATTTGTTAAGGCAGTTGTTAAAGGAGAAGCAAGATGGGATGATTGTGTATTAGCGAAAGGTATAAAAATAATTGTTGATGGTAAAATAATTCCTGCTGTTCCTTTTGTCTCTAAGATTGTTGGTAGCACAATTAAAGCAATGATTGAAACCTTGAAAGGTGTTGATAATCCAAAGACTATC